A single Hylaeus volcanicus isolate JK05 unplaced genomic scaffold, UHH_iyHylVolc1.0_haploid 12221, whole genome shotgun sequence DNA region contains:
- the LOC128883493 gene encoding uncharacterized protein LOC128883493 has translation MTKKKQIFILFIYLDLYWIQNIVTMHRRIFENKLGYYAPITVDILSSPDVGIVNDLISVDDAVALDLSEELNVTFRVAPSDVYHLTNAYRYNFNTSWAKNCPEVTWKVNKNASYTILLIDMDYPWGRDTSHKTEKNQFIHWLATHIEDPHQIESTPIKYISPKIPEKSNNSHRYVFLLLEENNKSILVTETLKKKVSESGQEYIDRENFNLTYFQNANNLSLVTLNYFISNF, from the exons atgacaaaaaaaaaacaaatatttatattgtttatttatctgGATTTGTACTGGattcaaaatattgtaacaatgcatcgaagaatatttgaaaacaaactTGGATATTATGCTCCTATTACAGTTGACATTTTATCTTCACCAGATGTAGGAATAGTGAATGACTTAATAAGCGTGGATGATGCCGTAGCATTAGATTTATCTGAAGaattaaatgtaacatttcGAGTTGCCCCTTCTGATGTGTACCATTTAACTAACGCGTATcggtataattttaatacgtcAT gggCGAAAAATTGTCCTGAAGTAACAtggaaagttaataaaaatgcttcTTATACCATACTACTTATTGATATGGAtt atcCATGGGGACGTGATACATCACACAAGAcagaaaaaaatcaatttattcattgGCTAGCAACTCATATAGAAGATCCACATCAAATTGAATCGACTCCAA tTAAGTATATATCTCCAAAAATTCCTGAAAAATCTAACAATAGTCATCGGTATGTATTCTTATTattggaagaaaataataaaagcattCTCGTAACCGaaactctaaaaaaaaaagtttcagaatCAG GTCAAGAATACATTGAtagagaaaattttaatttgacatattttcaaaatgctaACAATTTAAGTCTTGTAACATTGaactatttcatttcaaatttttaa
- the LOC128883491 gene encoding uncharacterized protein LOC128883491 isoform X1 — MTRAELGKRNKSSIQNAFNLSSKHGNQDDVLLPFLQSAVPLTPESLVVFKVTTLKTLAKLYGLKTSGTKAQLIEKLVKIGSTSALVEKSVSTKKKKSTQISTKKEIKQEQETFPGSGTIYSYEYFPFHASYEKDTNFLNCLCRGTLPLRSQTNISCSSCHLQFHHECMKLILQQHKTNDFLCPRCQFDKMDPFYPLKKILWMSYLDPCLPQTSSPTSEGFHTFSTTFHLDKLDTLRLYDQHIIVQCIRLGSTTASKYLQHEWPYSITIKINDHIESVLPPRVDHKRRDNPLFLTPYFNSLKNFIEIVVIDMFTWKENSSSFALAFLVCDMLPMFQLVRQIRESPDTSYETALKRVLSLISPVEKDEDDVLCVEKVFKFKLTCPITLTRLVIPSRGKHCKHLQCFDLQSFLDITKKSKVFNSRWKCPECSLIVRPDTLVEDAFVSFILNETKHLQGNTVEISPDGTWKLLPLNAMDQHTCVTDSDDSFEDTLQKTTFLMEENSFLSGNILGDTSLNPITVDDTDAEEETPVNEFLIVDDRTTLKTPSHEETTQHSTKNQNFQFNHPFFTVQHGKDLIDVSSTSTDNEDATHLQFFQMAKKLNDSFHPPNHLFSKKKRDNHFTKQKELKQPCMNKKKSRKSHQHHLAQNNFNLFFDQQLISPSFDEMSQWVEYLQNFPLPSTKPFNSTVDVIHSAQLSPTNKNKQSTVFSRVKRLHCSPSSNSFFSNKHTSVQKDIQQVTQPSSAFSCQPYNKPQTLPLPHHSTQAAPACYPDSEQSCYQFQNPLLHPLTIESPTSFSDLESIQIYDKNSKSLSLRSRINASFHQQHDMFPSSLFPYNVTSNPTLVPSKEFAQTFLLKN, encoded by the exons ATGACTCGAGCGGAACTCGGCAAACGCAACAAATCCTCCATTCAAAATGCGTTCAACCTGAGCTCGAAACATGGAAATCAAGATGACGTTTTATTACCATTTCTTCAAAGTGCTGTACCACTAACACCCGAAAG tcttgttgtttTCAAAGTCACCACATTGAAGACGTTAGCAAAACTTTATGGGTTAAAAACAAGTGGAACAAAAGCTCAACttatagaaaaattagttAAGATTGGATCTACATCGGCTCTCGTAGAAAAATCTGTCagcaccaaaaaaaaaaaaagcactcAAATAAGCACTAAGAAAGAAATCAAACAAGAACAAGAG ACATTCCCAGGCTCTGGAACTATTTATTCCTATGAGTATTTTCCCTTTCATGCTTCCTATGAAAAAGataccaattttttaaattgtttatgtCGAGGGACTTTACCATTACGTtctcaaacaaatatttcttgttcATCTTGCCATTTACAATTCCATCATGAATGTATGAAGTTGATTCTTCAACAACATAAAACAAATGATTTTCTTTGTCCTCGTTGTCAATTTGATAAAATGGATCCATTTTACcctctt aaaaaaattttgtggATGTCATACTTGGATCCTTGTTTACCCCAAACCTCCTCGCCTACATCTGAAGGATTTCACACGTTTTCTACAACATTTCATTTAGATAAATTAGACACATTGCGACTCTATGACCAGCACATTATTGTTCAATGTATTCGTCTTGGAAGTACAACAGCTTCCAAATACTTGCAACATGAATGGCCTTACAGTattacgattaaaataaatgatcat ATTGAATCCGTACTTCCGCCTCGTGTGGATCATAAAAGACGCGACAatcctttatttttaacaccttatttcaattcattaaagaattttatagaaatcgtAGTCATTGATATGTTTACATGGAAGGAAAATTCAAGTAGTTTTGCTTTAGCTTTTTTAGTTTGCGATATGCTACCGATGTTTCAACTTGtg CGTCAAATTCGTGAATCACCTGATACTTCTTATGAAACTGCACTGAAGCGAG ttctgtcattaatatcgcCTGTAGAAAAAGATGAAGACGATGTTTTATGCgttgaaaaagtttttaaatttaaacttacGTGCCCCATTACGCTGACTCGACTGGTTATTCCTTCGCGTGGAAAACATTGCAAACATTTACAG TGCTTTGATTTACAAAGTTTTTTGGATAtcacaaaaaaatcaaaagtttttaatagTCGTTGGAAATGTCCTGAATGTTCGTTAATTGTTCGCCCTGATACACTTGTTGAGGATGCCTTTGTatcctttattttaaatgag actAAGCATTTACAAGGAAATACTGTTGAAATCTCACCTGATGGAACATGGAAACTTCTACCTTTGAATGCAATGGATCAGCATACATGTGTAACAGATTCGGATGATTCATTCGAG GATACACTTCagaaaacaacttttttaatgGAAGAAAACTCTTTTTTATCTGGTAACATCTTGGGGGATACAAGTTTAAACCCTATAACAGTTGATGATACGGATGCTGAGGAGGAAACGCCTGTCAACGAATTCTTAATAGTCGATGATAGGACAACATTGAAAACACCCAGTCATGAGGAAACCACACAACACTCTACGAAAAACCAAAATTTTCAGTTCAATCATCCTTTTTTTACAGTTCAGCACGGTAAAGATTTAATTGATGTTTCTTCTACAAGTACGGATAATGAAGACGCCACCcacttacaattttttcaaatggcaaaaaaattaaatgattccTTCCATCCAccaaatcatttattttctaaaaaaaaacgtgacAATCATTTCACA aaacaaaaGGAATTAAAGCAGCCTTGcatgaataaaaagaaatcacgtAAATCTCATCAGCATCATCTAgctcaaaataatttcaacttaTTCTTTGATCAACAACTAATTTCACCATCCTTTGATGAAATGTCTCAGTGGgtagaatatttacaaaattttcccTTACCTTCTACAAAACCCTTTAATTCAACTGTTGATGTTATTCACTCCGCACAACTGTCACCtactaacaaaaataaacaatcaaCTGTATTCAGTCGCGTTAAAAGACTTCACTGTTCACCTTCAAGTAATTCGTTCTTTAGTAACAAACATACTTCAGTACAAAAAGACATACAACAAGTAACGCAGCCGTCTTCAGCTTTTTCATGCCAACCTTATAATAAACCCCAAACACTACCACTTCCTCATCACTCCACACAGGCAGCACCTGCTTGTTACCCTGATTCGGAGCAATCTTGTTATCAATTTCAGAATCCATTATTACATCCTTTAACAATTGAGTCTCCCACAAGTTTCAGTGACCTTGAATCCATACAAATTTATG ATAAGAATTCAAAATCTCTATCGTTACGTTCCCGTATCAATGCGTCTTTCCACCAACAACATGACATGTTTCCTTCTTCATTGTTTCCTTATAACGTAACTTCTAATCCCACACTAGTGCCGTCAAAAGAATTCGCTCaaacttttcttttgaaaaattaa
- the LOC128883491 gene encoding uncharacterized protein LOC128883491 isoform X2 has product MTRAELGKRNKSSIQNAFNLSSKHGNQDDVLLPFLQSAVPLTPESLVVFKVTTLKTLAKLYGLKTSGTKAQLIEKLVKIGSTSALVEKSVSTKKKKSTQISTKKEIKQEQETFPGSGTIYSYEYFPFHASYEKDTNFLNCLCRGTLPLRSQTNISCSSCHLQFHHECMKLILQQHKTNDFLCPRCQFDKMDPFYPLKKILWMSYLDPCLPQTSSPTSEGFHTFSTTFHLDKLDTLRLYDQHIIVQCIRLGSTTASKYLQHEWPYSITIKINDHIESVLPPRVDHKRRDNPLFLTPYFNSLKNFIEIVVIDMFTWKENSSSFALAFLVCDMLPMFQLVRQIRESPDTSYETALKRVLSLISPVEKDEDDVLCVEKVFKFKLTCPITLTRLVIPSRGKHCKHLQCFDLQSFLDITKKSKVFNSRWKCPECSLIVRPDTLVEDAFVSFILNETKHLQGNTVEISPDGTWKLLPLNAMDQHTCVTDSDDSFEDTLQKTTFLMEENSFLSGNILGDTSLNPITVDDTDAEEETPVNEFLIVDDRTTLKTPSHEETTQHSTKNQNFQFNHPFFTVQHGKDLIDVSSTSTDNEDATHLQFFQMAKKLNDSFHPPNHLFSKKKRDNHFTVTQY; this is encoded by the exons ATGACTCGAGCGGAACTCGGCAAACGCAACAAATCCTCCATTCAAAATGCGTTCAACCTGAGCTCGAAACATGGAAATCAAGATGACGTTTTATTACCATTTCTTCAAAGTGCTGTACCACTAACACCCGAAAG tcttgttgtttTCAAAGTCACCACATTGAAGACGTTAGCAAAACTTTATGGGTTAAAAACAAGTGGAACAAAAGCTCAACttatagaaaaattagttAAGATTGGATCTACATCGGCTCTCGTAGAAAAATCTGTCagcaccaaaaaaaaaaaaagcactcAAATAAGCACTAAGAAAGAAATCAAACAAGAACAAGAG ACATTCCCAGGCTCTGGAACTATTTATTCCTATGAGTATTTTCCCTTTCATGCTTCCTATGAAAAAGataccaattttttaaattgtttatgtCGAGGGACTTTACCATTACGTtctcaaacaaatatttcttgttcATCTTGCCATTTACAATTCCATCATGAATGTATGAAGTTGATTCTTCAACAACATAAAACAAATGATTTTCTTTGTCCTCGTTGTCAATTTGATAAAATGGATCCATTTTACcctctt aaaaaaattttgtggATGTCATACTTGGATCCTTGTTTACCCCAAACCTCCTCGCCTACATCTGAAGGATTTCACACGTTTTCTACAACATTTCATTTAGATAAATTAGACACATTGCGACTCTATGACCAGCACATTATTGTTCAATGTATTCGTCTTGGAAGTACAACAGCTTCCAAATACTTGCAACATGAATGGCCTTACAGTattacgattaaaataaatgatcat ATTGAATCCGTACTTCCGCCTCGTGTGGATCATAAAAGACGCGACAatcctttatttttaacaccttatttcaattcattaaagaattttatagaaatcgtAGTCATTGATATGTTTACATGGAAGGAAAATTCAAGTAGTTTTGCTTTAGCTTTTTTAGTTTGCGATATGCTACCGATGTTTCAACTTGtg CGTCAAATTCGTGAATCACCTGATACTTCTTATGAAACTGCACTGAAGCGAG ttctgtcattaatatcgcCTGTAGAAAAAGATGAAGACGATGTTTTATGCgttgaaaaagtttttaaatttaaacttacGTGCCCCATTACGCTGACTCGACTGGTTATTCCTTCGCGTGGAAAACATTGCAAACATTTACAG TGCTTTGATTTACAAAGTTTTTTGGATAtcacaaaaaaatcaaaagtttttaatagTCGTTGGAAATGTCCTGAATGTTCGTTAATTGTTCGCCCTGATACACTTGTTGAGGATGCCTTTGTatcctttattttaaatgag actAAGCATTTACAAGGAAATACTGTTGAAATCTCACCTGATGGAACATGGAAACTTCTACCTTTGAATGCAATGGATCAGCATACATGTGTAACAGATTCGGATGATTCATTCGAG GATACACTTCagaaaacaacttttttaatgGAAGAAAACTCTTTTTTATCTGGTAACATCTTGGGGGATACAAGTTTAAACCCTATAACAGTTGATGATACGGATGCTGAGGAGGAAACGCCTGTCAACGAATTCTTAATAGTCGATGATAGGACAACATTGAAAACACCCAGTCATGAGGAAACCACACAACACTCTACGAAAAACCAAAATTTTCAGTTCAATCATCCTTTTTTTACAGTTCAGCACGGTAAAGATTTAATTGATGTTTCTTCTACAAGTACGGATAATGAAGACGCCACCcacttacaattttttcaaatggcaaaaaaattaaatgattccTTCCATCCAccaaatcatttattttctaaaaaaaaacgtgacAATCATTTCACAGTTACGCAATATTAA